The following are from one region of the Camelus ferus isolate YT-003-E chromosome 13, BCGSAC_Cfer_1.0, whole genome shotgun sequence genome:
- the KIAA0754 gene encoding uncharacterized protein KIAA0754 homolog, with translation MGKPLSRPDCLRQNPTCLGKGEEEDGYIEDCYVPQRSIYDTMRINEQIDQGSKLNQTSKSTMEKMEGSTISSNGTLGAASNVFESRAPEGKKLDERIIFDALKLSSDVQKSAPVPPRRRPNAERKDNVNRRSWKSFMPPNFPEFAERMEASLSEVSEAGASNPSLQEKKESSSALTESSGHLDHREPQTESVTLEHMSRSIGIPEVQDVKNLGGDCQDFRFQQHSESSPREFQPLESEAVAASGNTDVMQEHRFSSATWPRAMKSLTKGGFSEKQHPLGDTACTVEMPPLSPCLSEELLDPELHILITPSLREKTESELKFEEDERWIMMEAEEEWEEEKLSERGKTFLMADEEKNSLADVFREREPASPVAVVEDEADSSAAVLGAFDHLALGQICCSDEPQSSTNCLASVLKGAPLDYSRILTGENAVGELRNRTGQGLEGLGLDLECTVGPADSEQLSDTDSVQMFLELEKECLYEEGVTPLVELENQTSSEGLAPSQDAENSLVIIHFPGAALEKERVGLLNVEAKDSDPGLDGEYFHALNSSQVPNAVELAAYSDTVRDASTVCEKEGEKVPFSPQTAGEFKFRDPADLESLGKPDPGGLANSDHRASHEENILGFKAELAKENGSLSQVDCSEVEGDAEECVERAPLSSAISNELTGVTSGSEVDVLYDSHLLTDKIHLEGRKKAINQDNNSLTSLGDVDPCELLSMEGVCDEDGEARALGYEARLEAPASAHLHQGLPESEVLSLHLLVGGLGHSRDGVEAVNNAKPKWNMASSEGGETEMKDSDPLLDIFLEEQVTKASTSEPVLEEWVPIPQKPAPAAAVPTVEDDALDAAVPAPEGTAVAAITVPFPEEDVPVVSGATIGAHVSAVSVVTVEDAPAAAVSATERAAAPAVAVPAPEGTAPAAAVAVTGEDMLAVAESFPEGIAPAAAVAVTEDDVPERPVTPAVAVPAPGEPDTPTVRVLIPEGPAAPATALPTLGEPVTPATALPIPGETAAPAAAVPTLGELATLATALPAAGEPAAPASALPTLGELDTPAAALPTPGKTAAPAAAIPTLGEPATPATALPIPGETAAPAAAMPILGEPAALATALPTPGEPAAPASVVPTPGEPAALASVLPTPGEPAAPAAAVPTPGEPAALASVVPTPGEPAAPASVVPTPGQHAAPAASGPIPGEPAAPAAAVPTPGEPAALASVVPTPGEPAAPASVVPTPGEPAAPASVVPTPGQHAAPQGSLQPQLLRCLPQGSLQP, from the coding sequence ATGGGTAAGCCACTCAGCAGGCCGGACTGTTTAAGGCAGAACCCCACCTgcctggggaaaggagaggaagaggatggCTATATCGAGGATTGCTATGTTCCGCAGAGATCTATATATGATACAATGAGGATCAATGAACAAATTGACCAAGGGTCAAAGCTTAATCAGACTTCGAAAAGCACCAtggaaaagatggaaggaagtaCTATATCCAGCAATGGTACATTAGGAGCAGCATCTAATGTATTTGAATCTAGAGCACCAGAAGGCAAAAAGTTGGATGAGAGAATAATATTTGATGCACTAAAGCTAAGCAGTGATGTGCAGAAGTCAGCACCTGTGCCACCCAGGAGGCGGCCAAATGCAGAACGCAAAGACAATGTTAACAGGAGATCATGGAAGTCCTTCATGCCACCCAATTTCCCAGAATTTGCAGAAAGAATGGAAGCTTCTCTCAGTGAAGTTTCTGAAGCTGGTGCTTCAAATCCTTCCTTGCAAGAGAAGAAGGAGTCAAGTTCTGCATTAACAGAAAGTTCTGGTCATTTGGACCACAGGGAACCTCAGACAGAGTCAGTAACTCTGGAACACATGTCCAGATCCATAGGTATTCCAGAAGTGCAGGATGTGAAAAACTTAGGTGGAGACTGCCAAGACTTCAGATTTCAGCAGCACAGTGAGAGCTCTCCCCGTGAATTCCAGCCTCTAGAATCAGAAGCTGTAGCAGCAAGTGGTAACACAGATGTAATGCAGGAACACAGATTCTCAAGTGCAACCTGGCCCAGAGCCATGAAAAGTTTGACTAAGGGAGGCTTTAGCGAGAAGCAGCACCCTCTTGGGGACACAGCTTGCACTGTAGAAATGCCACCTCTCTCCCCTTGCCTTAGTGAAGAACTGTTGGATCCAGAATTGCATATTCTCATAACCCCTAGcctgagagagaaaacagagtctGAGCTAAAGTTTGAGGAGGATGAGCGATGGATCATgatggaggctgaggaggagtgggaggaagagaaactaTCAGAGAGAGGAAAGACTTTTCTAAtggcagatgaggaaaagaaCAGCTTGGCAGAtgttttcagagaaagagaaccagcaAGCCCTGTAGCAGTGGTGGAGGATGAAGCCGATAGTTCAGCTGCTGTCTTGGGGGCTTTTGACCACCTAGCTCTTGGTCAGATCTGTTGCTCTGATGAACCGCAGTCATCTACGAACTGTTTGGCTTCTGTTCTCAAGGGTGCACCTCTTGATTACAGTCGTATTCTAACAGGTGAGAATGCTGTCGGAGAGCTGAGAAACAGAACTGGTCAGGGGCTAGAGGGCCTTGGTTTGGATTTAGAATGCACTGTTGGTCCTGCTGATTCAGAGCAGCTCTCTGACACAGATTCAGTGCAGATGTTTCTTGAACTTGAAAAGGAGTGTTTATATGAAGAAGGAGTAACTCCTCTAGTTGAGCTGGAGAATCAAACCTCTTCTGAAGGGCTGGCCCCATCCCAGGATGCAGAAAATTCACTTGTAATTATTCATTTTCCAGGGGCTGCCTTAGAAAAGGAACGTGTAGGTCTTTTAAATGTAGAGGCAAAGGACTCTGATCCTGGGTTGGATGGTGAATATTTTCATGCCCTGAATTCTTCTCAGGTGCCTAATGCTGTGGAGCTTGCTGCCTACTCTGATACCGTGAGGGATGCTTCCACTGTTTGTGAGAAGGAGGGTGAAAAAGTGCCTTTTAGCCCCCAAACTGCCGGGGAATTTAAGTTTAGAGACCCAGCTGATCTGGAGTCACTGGGAAAGCCAGACCCAGGAGGACTGGCCAACTCTGATCATAGGGCTTCTCATGAAGAAAACATATTAGGCTTCAAAGCCGAGCTGGCCAAAGAAAATGGCAGTTTGTCCCAGGTGGACTGTAGTGAAGTTGAGGGGGATGCTGAGGAGTGTGTGGAGAGGGCCCCCCTCAGTTCTGCCATTAGCAATGAACTAACAGGTGTTACCTCAGGATCTGAAGTAGACGTGTTGTATGATTCGCATTTACTAACAGATAAGATTCATTTGGAAGGTAGGAAAAAAGCTATTAATCAAGACAATAACAGTCTGACTTCCTTGGGAGATGTGGACCCTTGTGAACTGTTGTCCATGGAAGGAGTTTGTGATGAGGATGGAGAAGCACGGGCGCTGGGTTATGAAGCCAGGCTGGAGGCCCCTGCCTCAGCACATCTTCATCAAGGCCTCCCAGAGTCAGAGGTCCTGAGTCTGCACCTGCTGGTTGGAGGACTGGGACATAGTAGAGATGGAGTGGAAGCTGTGAATAATGCAAAGCCCAAGTGGAATATGGCCTCCTCGGAAGGAGGGGAGACAGAAATGAAAGACTCAGATCCATTGCTAGATATCTTCTTGGAGGAACAAGTTACCAAGGCTAGTACCTCGGAACCAGTTTTGGAGGAATGGGTACCCATCCCACAGAAGCCTGCCCCAGCTGCTGCAGTGCCCACTGTAGAAGACGATGCCCTAGATGCTGCAGTGCCTGCCCCGGAGGGAACTGCTGTGGCTGCTATTACAGTGCCCTTCCCAGAGGAGGACGTGCCAGTTGTTTCAGGAGCCACCATAGGGGCACATGTCTCAGCTGTTTCAGTGGTCACTGTGGAGGATGCCCCAGCTGCTGCCGTATCAGCCACAGAGAGGGCTGCTGCCCCAGCTGTTGCAGTGCCTGCTCCTGAGGGGACTGCTCCGGCTGCTGCAGTGGCCGTCACAGGGGAGGATATGCTAGCTGTTGCAGAGTCCTTCCCAGAGGGGATTGCTCCGGCTGCTGCAGTGGCCGTCACAGAGGACGATGTCCCAGAGAGGCCTGTCACCCCAGCTGTGGCAGTGCCTGCTCCTGGGGAGCCTGATACCCCAACTGTTAGAGTGCTCATCCCAGAggggcctgcagccccagctaCTGCATTGCCCACCCTGGGGGAGCCTGTCACCCCAGCTACTGCACTACCCATCCCAGGGGAGACTGCAGCGCCAGCTGCTGCCGTGCCCACTCTGGGGGAGCTTGCCACCCTAGCTACTGCCTTGCCCGCTGCAggggagcctgcagccccagctagTGCATTGCCCACCCTGGGGGAGCTTGATACCCCAGCTGCTGCATTGCCCACCCCAGGGAAGACTGCAGCACCAGCTGCTGCCATTCCCACTCTGGGGGAGCCTGCCACCCCAGCTACTGCACTGCCCATCCCAGGGGAGACTGCAGCACCAGCTGCTGCCATGCCCATTCTGGGGGAGCCTGCCGCCCTAGCTACTGCATTGCCCACCCCAGGagagcctgcagccccagctagTGTGGTGCCTACCCCAGGAGAGCCTGCAGCCCTAGCTAGTGTGTTGCCCACCCCAggggagcctgcagccccagctgctgcGGTGCCTACCCCAGGGGAGCCTGCAGCCCTAGCTAGTGTGGTGCCCACCCCAggggagcctgcagccccagctagTGTGGTGCCCACCCCAGGGCAGCATGCAGCCCCAGCTGCTTCAGGGCCCATCCCAggggagcctgcagccccagctgctgcGGTGCCTACCCCAGGGGAGCC